A stretch of Porites lutea chromosome 5, jaPorLute2.1, whole genome shotgun sequence DNA encodes these proteins:
- the LOC140936381 gene encoding uncharacterized protein: MKLSEMIAVILVLFLFSTAVEVDDTKETVEIKYSRPGLRISASDMKERLKRANLESDGYKKIVYSCMVQTANESLHQQQTYYYYKRVSCSKSLEVEQDLSKKLSVPFGSKEVANLGKEMKYRHLENAKQCQPGVKIVFDYGRKKNTSLKNKKRGIRIRFRVRVRIRIRIGARV, from the exons ATGAAGCTTTCTGAGATGATAGCAGTGATTCTGGTCCTGTTTCTCTTTTCAACGGCTGTCG AGGTCGATGATACGAAAGAAACGGTGGAAATAAAGTATTCCAGGCCAGGACTTCGTATCTCAGCTTCGGATATGAAGGAAAGGTTAAAGAGGGCAAACCTTGAGAGTGATGGCTACAAAAAGATAGTCTATAGCTGCATGGTGCAGACGGCCAATGAATCTCTACACCAACAG caAACCTATTACTACTACAAGAGAGTAAGTTGCTCAAAAAGTTTGGAGGTTGAACAGGATTTAAGCAAGAAGCTGTCTG ttcCTTTTGGATCCAAGGAGGTCGCCAACTTGGGCAAAGAGATGAAATACAGGCACTTGGAAAACGCAAAGCAGTGTCAACCGGGAGTGAAGATCGTTTTTGACTATGGCCGCAAGAAAAACACaagcctgaaaaacaaaaagcgtGGAATTAGAATTCGCTTTCGCGTTCGCGTTCGCATTCGCATTAGGATTGGTGCACGAGTATAG